The following are encoded together in the Candidatus Binatia bacterium genome:
- a CDS encoding SDR family NAD(P)-dependent oxidoreductase gives MKSFQGRIAVVTGGGTGMGRELARQLAAEGCHVAMCDVIAENMAETRELCLAAAPPGTRVTTTLADVSDERQLEAFRDAVVREHQTKHVNLLFNNAGLGAACSMIRDSRDDWEKTFNVCWFGVYYGTRVFLPLLLAADEAHLVNTSSVNGIWASLGPHTAHTAYSAAKFAVRGFTEALINDFRLHAPHVKVSLVMPGHIGTSIVINSGRLLGREPEKMTDEQLAEARKSIERLGFEIGGVSNDDLRMLLKQRAESFRDDAPMSAAEAAKVILDGVRAERWRILVGSDAELLDRLVRETPEEAYEMSFFERFVTQAGWQMPRPAR, from the coding sequence ATGAAGAGCTTCCAGGGTCGGATCGCCGTCGTCACCGGTGGCGGGACGGGGATGGGCCGCGAGCTCGCGCGTCAGCTCGCCGCCGAAGGCTGTCACGTCGCGATGTGCGACGTCATCGCCGAGAACATGGCCGAGACGCGCGAGCTCTGCCTCGCGGCGGCGCCGCCGGGCACGCGGGTGACGACGACCCTCGCCGACGTCTCCGACGAGCGGCAGCTCGAAGCGTTCCGCGACGCCGTCGTGCGCGAGCACCAGACGAAGCACGTCAACCTGCTGTTCAACAACGCCGGCCTCGGGGCGGCGTGCAGCATGATCCGCGACTCGCGCGACGACTGGGAGAAGACCTTCAACGTCTGCTGGTTCGGCGTGTACTACGGCACGCGCGTCTTCCTGCCGCTGCTACTCGCCGCCGACGAGGCACACCTGGTCAACACGAGCAGCGTGAACGGCATCTGGGCGTCGCTCGGACCGCACACGGCGCACACCGCGTACAGCGCCGCGAAGTTCGCGGTGCGCGGCTTCACCGAGGCGCTGATCAACGACTTCCGCCTGCACGCGCCGCACGTGAAGGTGTCGCTGGTGATGCCGGGACACATCGGCACGTCGATCGTGATCAACAGCGGGCGGCTGCTCGGCCGCGAGCCGGAGAAGATGACCGACGAGCAGCTCGCCGAGGCGCGCAAGTCGATCGAGCGGCTCGGCTTCGAGATCGGCGGGGTGTCGAACGACGACCTGCGCATGCTGCTCAAGCAGCGCGCCGAGTCCTTCCGCGACGACGCGCCGATGAGCGCCGCCGAGGCGGCGAAGGTGATCCTCGACGGCGTGCGCGCCGAGCGCTGGCGCATTCTGGTCGGCAGCGACGCGGAGCTGCTCGACCGCCTGGTGCGCGAGACGCCGGAGGAGGCCTACGAGATGTCGTTCTTCGAGCGCTTCGTGACGCAGGCGGGCTGGCAGATGCCGCGTCCGGCGCGCTGA
- a CDS encoding iron-containing alcohol dehydrogenase: protein MNLTESIDWNSPALFELRLLGYRALKPLQWPVSRVVAIPRPAAFVGPGSARRLCATIGQSGVERVMIITDAVLNKLGLIDPLRDALAAHGIDVAVHDAITPDPTYPVLEAGLAAVRAHRSDAILAVGGGSVIDAAKVIDAMAVSGKPPHKLVGVLKVGKPLLPLYAIPTTAGTGSEVTVAAVVTDPVAHAKAAVIDPRLVPLATALDPTLMTGMPKPITAATGLDALTHAVEAYINRWPHADTASHSIAATRMIFSSLPRAYEHGEDLEAREAMAVAAFHAGLAFTKAYVGYVHAFSHKIGGMYGVPHGLANAIILPYVLDYVLDEPRAQKRLAELAVAIGAGSEGESRAALAERFVERVRELNRTVGIPDKIDALRPGDVGEIARAAMIEAHRDYPVPRSMTLVEAEALLRRMM from the coding sequence GTGAACCTCACCGAGAGCATCGACTGGAATTCGCCCGCGCTGTTCGAGCTGCGCCTGCTCGGCTACCGGGCGCTGAAGCCGCTGCAGTGGCCGGTGTCGCGCGTGGTCGCGATCCCGCGTCCGGCGGCGTTCGTCGGCCCGGGCTCGGCGCGCCGGCTGTGCGCGACGATCGGACAGTCCGGCGTCGAGCGCGTCATGATCATCACCGACGCGGTGCTGAACAAGCTCGGCCTCATCGATCCGCTGCGCGACGCGCTCGCCGCGCACGGGATCGACGTCGCGGTGCACGACGCGATCACGCCCGATCCGACCTACCCGGTGCTCGAGGCCGGGCTCGCGGCGGTGCGCGCGCACCGCAGCGACGCGATCCTCGCGGTCGGCGGCGGCTCGGTGATCGACGCCGCCAAGGTGATCGACGCGATGGCGGTGAGCGGCAAGCCGCCGCACAAGCTCGTCGGCGTGCTGAAGGTCGGAAAGCCGTTGCTGCCGCTCTACGCGATCCCGACCACCGCAGGGACGGGCTCGGAGGTGACGGTCGCCGCGGTGGTGACCGATCCGGTGGCGCACGCGAAGGCCGCGGTGATCGACCCGCGCCTCGTGCCGCTCGCGACCGCGCTCGACCCGACGCTCATGACCGGCATGCCGAAGCCGATCACCGCCGCGACCGGGCTCGATGCGCTGACGCACGCGGTCGAGGCGTACATCAACCGCTGGCCGCACGCCGACACGGCGTCGCACAGCATCGCCGCGACCCGCATGATCTTCTCGAGCCTGCCGCGCGCCTACGAGCACGGCGAGGATCTGGAAGCGCGCGAGGCCATGGCGGTCGCCGCGTTCCACGCCGGGCTCGCCTTCACCAAGGCGTACGTCGGCTACGTGCACGCCTTCTCGCACAAGATCGGCGGCATGTACGGCGTCCCGCACGGGCTCGCGAACGCGATCATCCTGCCCTACGTGCTGGACTACGTGCTCGACGAGCCGCGCGCGCAGAAGCGCCTCGCCGAGCTGGCGGTCGCGATCGGCGCGGGCAGCGAGGGCGAGTCGCGGGCGGCGCTCGCCGAGCGTTTCGTCGAACGCGTGCGCGAGCTGAACCGCACCGTCGGCATCCCGGACAAGATCGACGCGCTGCGCCCGGGCGACGTCGGCGAGATCGCGCGCGCGGCGATGATCGAGGCGCACCGCGACTACCCGGTGCCGAGGAGCATGACGCTCGTCGAGGCCGAGGCGCTGCTGCGTCGGATGATGTGA
- a CDS encoding CopD family protein, with product MHALYVVSVWLHLVAAVVWIGGMVFLAAVVVPALRTPELAPSRVALLHVAGVRFRRIGWIAIGTLLVTGVLNLTLRGYGVAQLGSAAFWQSRFGVVLLLKLLVVAVIVTLSVVHDFVVGPRATRVLRANPTSPEAARIRRNASWLGRANLVLALIVLALAVMLVRGAPWY from the coding sequence ATGCACGCGCTGTATGTGGTGTCCGTTTGGCTCCACCTGGTGGCGGCCGTCGTCTGGATCGGCGGGATGGTGTTCCTCGCCGCCGTCGTGGTGCCGGCGCTGCGCACCCCCGAGCTCGCGCCGAGCCGCGTCGCGTTGCTGCACGTGGCCGGCGTCCGCTTCCGGCGCATCGGCTGGATCGCGATCGGCACGCTGCTCGTCACCGGCGTGCTCAATTTGACGCTCCGCGGCTACGGTGTCGCGCAGCTCGGCAGCGCCGCGTTCTGGCAGAGCCGCTTCGGCGTGGTGCTGCTGCTGAAGCTCCTGGTCGTCGCGGTGATCGTGACGCTCAGCGTCGTGCACGACTTCGTCGTCGGGCCGCGGGCGACGCGTGTTCTGCGCGCCAACCCGACGTCGCCCGAGGCGGCGCGCATCCGACGCAACGCGAGCTGGCTCGGGCGCGCGAACCTCGTGCTCGCGCTGATCGTTCTGGCGCTCGCCGTGATGCTGGTGCGCGGCGCGCCCTGGTACTGA
- a CDS encoding NAD(P)/FAD-dependent oxidoreductase, with protein MAQEHFDVLIVGAGLSGVGAGVHLKQRCPGKSYVILEGRDSMGGTWDLFRYPGIRSDSDMHTLGYRFKPWREAKAIADGPSILKYVKETAAEYGVDRHIRYRHLAKRASWSSSDATWTVEAERKDTGETVTFTCNFLYMCSGYYSYREGYTPEFKGVEDFKGTIVHPQKWPEDLDYRGKRVIVIGSGATAMTLVPSMAKDVEHIVMLQRSPTYVISRPDQDVIANALRKVLPSNWAYAITRWKNVALQQLLYRRTRTHPEKVKKKLLDMVRKELPPGFDVEKHFTPRYNPWDQRLCLVPNSDLFEAIRSGKASVVTDTIDRFTEKGIRLNSGTELEADIIVTATGLNLVMLGEMEFEVDGALVDFAQTWSYKGMMYSDVPNLVSTFGYINASWTLRADLIAEYVCRLLNHMDKTGTRRVTPRLRPSDADMAPRPWIDDFSANYMQRAMHLFPKQGDREPWINAQNYARDKKMIRYGELEDGVLWFERPAAPDAVAEPVRAVSAA; from the coding sequence ATGGCGCAAGAGCATTTCGACGTCCTCATCGTAGGCGCGGGCCTCTCCGGCGTTGGCGCAGGTGTCCACCTGAAGCAGCGCTGCCCGGGCAAGAGCTACGTGATCCTCGAGGGCCGCGACTCGATGGGCGGCACCTGGGATCTCTTCCGCTATCCGGGGATCCGCTCGGACAGCGACATGCACACGCTCGGCTATCGCTTCAAGCCGTGGCGTGAGGCGAAGGCGATCGCCGACGGTCCGTCGATCCTGAAGTACGTCAAGGAGACGGCCGCGGAGTACGGCGTCGATCGTCACATCCGCTACCGCCATCTCGCGAAGCGCGCTTCGTGGTCGAGCAGCGACGCCACCTGGACCGTCGAGGCGGAGCGCAAGGACACCGGCGAGACCGTCACCTTCACCTGCAACTTCCTCTACATGTGCTCCGGCTACTACAGCTACCGCGAAGGCTACACGCCGGAGTTCAAGGGCGTCGAAGACTTCAAGGGCACGATCGTCCACCCGCAGAAGTGGCCCGAGGACCTCGACTACCGCGGCAAGCGCGTGATCGTGATCGGCTCCGGCGCGACCGCGATGACGCTCGTCCCGTCGATGGCGAAAGACGTCGAGCACATCGTCATGCTGCAACGCTCGCCGACGTACGTGATCTCGCGTCCCGACCAGGACGTGATCGCGAACGCGCTGCGCAAGGTGCTGCCGTCGAACTGGGCGTACGCCATCACGCGCTGGAAGAACGTCGCGCTGCAGCAGCTCCTCTACCGCCGCACGCGCACGCATCCGGAGAAGGTCAAGAAGAAGCTTCTCGACATGGTGCGCAAGGAGCTGCCGCCGGGCTTCGACGTCGAGAAGCACTTCACGCCGCGCTACAACCCCTGGGACCAGCGGCTGTGTCTGGTGCCGAACAGCGACCTGTTCGAGGCGATCCGCTCGGGCAAGGCGTCGGTCGTCACCGACACCATCGACCGCTTCACCGAGAAGGGCATCCGGCTCAACTCGGGAACGGAGCTCGAGGCCGACATCATCGTCACCGCGACCGGCCTCAACCTCGTCATGCTCGGCGAGATGGAGTTCGAGGTCGACGGGGCGCTCGTCGATTTCGCGCAGACCTGGTCCTACAAGGGCATGATGTACTCGGACGTGCCGAACCTGGTGTCGACGTTCGGCTACATCAACGCGTCGTGGACGCTGCGCGCCGACCTGATCGCCGAGTACGTCTGCCGGCTGCTGAACCACATGGACAAGACCGGCACGCGTCGCGTGACGCCGCGCCTGCGCCCGTCGGACGCCGACATGGCGCCGCGTCCGTGGATCGACGACTTCTCGGCCAACTACATGCAGCGCGCGATGCACTTGTTCCCCAAGCAGGGAGATCGCGAGCCCTGGATCAACGCGCAGAACTACGCGCGCGACAAGAAGATGATTCGCTACGGCGAGCTCGAGGACGGCGTGCTGTGGTTCGAGCGTCCGGCGGCGCCGGACGCGGTCGCCGAGCCGGTGCGCGCGGTCTCGGCCGCCTGA
- a CDS encoding class I SAM-dependent methyltransferase, translated as MTLGSTPGQAAASARDEDAPFVCPHCAGALGADDAQWECRGCGRRFRAVLGIPDLRVPLTMPAVDYDADWRDACDLAEMYARSSLFELVEVLWPRRLAGEKRLRAMADMRNLQLQAAPRRYARDLADSGWLGALVAGRRCERVLDLGCGAGGFLAPAARRFPDAIGVDLSLAWLVVCRKRLEEEGVRARLVCACAERLPLAPERLALVVSPDVIEHVEDRDAVLREARRVLRRGGLFVCTTPNRFSLTAEPHYKIWGVGLLPRAWMNGYVRWRTGQDYHSIHLLSARDLRRLFARHFPNGCRILVPDVPPEEIAIFHPAKRAAARLYNRVIQNGIVCAALLAVAPYFRVVAEKER; from the coding sequence ATGACGCTCGGCTCGACGCCGGGACAGGCCGCCGCCTCCGCGCGCGACGAGGACGCGCCGTTCGTCTGCCCGCACTGCGCGGGCGCGCTCGGCGCAGACGACGCGCAGTGGGAATGCCGCGGCTGCGGACGTCGCTTCCGCGCCGTGCTCGGCATCCCGGATCTGCGCGTGCCGCTCACCATGCCGGCGGTCGACTACGACGCCGACTGGCGCGACGCCTGCGACCTCGCCGAGATGTACGCGCGCAGCTCGCTCTTCGAGCTCGTCGAGGTGCTGTGGCCGCGCCGTCTCGCCGGCGAGAAGCGCTTGCGCGCCATGGCCGACATGCGGAACTTGCAGCTCCAGGCCGCGCCGCGGCGCTACGCGCGCGACCTCGCGGACTCGGGCTGGCTCGGCGCGCTGGTCGCGGGCCGCCGCTGCGAGCGCGTGCTCGACCTCGGCTGCGGCGCGGGCGGCTTCCTCGCGCCCGCGGCGCGCCGCTTCCCGGACGCGATCGGCGTCGACCTGTCGCTCGCCTGGCTCGTCGTCTGCCGCAAGCGGCTCGAGGAGGAGGGCGTCCGCGCGCGTCTCGTCTGCGCCTGCGCCGAGCGCTTGCCGCTCGCGCCGGAGCGTCTCGCTCTCGTCGTCTCGCCGGACGTCATCGAGCACGTCGAGGACCGCGACGCGGTGCTGCGCGAGGCGCGCCGCGTGCTGCGTCGGGGCGGGCTCTTCGTGTGCACGACGCCGAACCGCTTTAGCTTGACGGCGGAGCCGCACTACAAGATCTGGGGCGTGGGCTTGCTGCCGCGCGCCTGGATGAACGGCTACGTCCGCTGGCGCACGGGTCAGGACTACCACTCGATCCATCTGCTCTCGGCGCGCGACCTGCGGCGTCTGTTCGCGCGTCACTTCCCGAACGGCTGCCGGATCCTGGTGCCCGACGTGCCGCCCGAGGAGATCGCGATCTTCCACCCCGCGAAGCGCGCGGCGGCGCGGCTCTACAATCGCGTCATCCAGAACGGGATCGTTTGCGCGGCATTGCTCGCTGTGGCGCCCTACTTCCGCGTCGTCGCCGAGAAGGAGCGCTGA
- a CDS encoding sigma-54 dependent transcriptional regulator, translating into MASVLIVDDEETHARAIGRFLARRSYATVVATSAAEARAAVARSRPDLVLLDLRLGEDDGVAILRELHASDARLPVIIMTAYGSVDSAVAAMKAGARDYIQKPLDLEELALLIERALDESRVRACFEHLQGTAASGAGDDALLGDSPAMRPVHDFVARMARLGGLRAGDYPSVLLLGETGTGKSLLARVLHRTSPLAKRPFMVLDCTALPRDLIEAELFGYERGAFTDARAAKPGLVEVSAGGTIFLDEIGELSPDAQAKLLRVIEEKTVRRLGSLQDVAVDVRIIAATNRDPAAEVAAGRLRADLYYGLNVLTVTLPPLRARGDDVLLLARHFLEVYARKYARPVKSLAPEAVACLMRERWVGNVRELAHVIERATLMADGEVIEAHHLRLAPPVEPPASLGAQASFAAQPASLGGQTAPLGASIASLAPLGLEAAERQLIQQALADEHGNVSRAARRLGVSRELLRYRARKHGLR; encoded by the coding sequence ATGGCGAGTGTTCTGATCGTCGACGACGAAGAAACCCACGCGCGAGCGATCGGCCGCTTCCTCGCGCGTCGCAGCTACGCGACGGTGGTCGCGACCAGCGCCGCCGAGGCGCGCGCCGCGGTGGCGCGCTCGCGTCCCGACCTGGTGCTGCTCGATCTGCGGCTCGGCGAGGACGACGGCGTCGCGATCCTGCGCGAGCTGCACGCGAGCGACGCGCGGCTGCCGGTCATCATCATGACCGCGTACGGCTCGGTCGACAGCGCGGTCGCCGCGATGAAGGCGGGCGCGCGCGACTACATTCAGAAGCCGCTCGACCTCGAGGAGCTCGCGCTGTTGATCGAGCGCGCGCTCGACGAGTCGCGCGTGCGCGCCTGCTTCGAGCACCTGCAAGGCACGGCCGCGTCCGGCGCGGGCGACGACGCGCTGCTCGGCGACAGCCCGGCGATGCGCCCGGTGCACGACTTCGTCGCGCGCATGGCGCGGCTCGGCGGGCTGCGCGCCGGCGACTACCCGTCGGTGCTGCTGCTCGGCGAGACCGGCACCGGCAAGAGCCTGCTCGCGCGCGTCCTGCACCGGACGAGCCCGCTCGCGAAGCGTCCGTTCATGGTCCTCGACTGCACGGCGCTGCCGCGCGACCTCATCGAGGCGGAGCTCTTCGGCTACGAGCGCGGCGCGTTCACCGACGCGCGCGCCGCGAAGCCGGGCCTGGTCGAGGTGTCGGCCGGCGGCACGATCTTCCTCGACGAGATCGGCGAGCTCAGCCCCGACGCGCAGGCGAAGCTGCTGCGGGTGATCGAGGAGAAGACGGTGCGTCGCCTCGGCAGCCTGCAGGACGTCGCGGTCGACGTGCGCATCATCGCCGCGACCAACCGCGACCCGGCCGCGGAGGTCGCGGCGGGCCGGCTGCGCGCGGACCTCTACTACGGGCTGAACGTGCTCACCGTGACGCTGCCGCCGCTGCGCGCGCGCGGCGACGACGTGCTGCTGCTCGCGCGCCACTTCCTCGAGGTCTATGCGCGCAAGTACGCGCGGCCGGTGAAGTCGCTCGCGCCCGAGGCGGTCGCGTGCCTCATGCGCGAGCGCTGGGTCGGCAACGTGCGCGAGCTCGCGCACGTCATCGAGCGCGCGACGCTGATGGCGGACGGCGAGGTGATCGAGGCGCACCACCTGCGGCTCGCGCCGCCGGTCGAGCCGCCGGCGTCGCTTGGCGCGCAGGCGTCGTTCGCTGCGCAGCCGGCGTCGCTCGGCGGGCAGACGGCGCCGCTCGGCGCGTCCATCGCGTCGCTGGCGCCGCTCGGGCTCGAGGCCGCCGAGCGTCAGCTCATCCAGCAGGCGCTCGCGGACGAGCACGGCAACGTGTCGCGCGCCGCGCGTCGGCTCGGCGTGAGCCGCGAGCTGCTGCGCTACCGCGCGCGCAAGCACGGCCTGCGCTGA
- a CDS encoding DMT family transporter, translating into MILVLIVLALVAGVCVCLQGVTNGALAARTSLFAAVFLNGLVVAIGTFVLWLTDRRPLFASEPTPWFFYLGGFYGIAILACAAFVFPRLGAGAATAFVVTAQLVSALALDHYGVPHRIPLTGARLVGGVLLLVGALLVLWPKLRG; encoded by the coding sequence ATGATCCTCGTCCTGATCGTCCTCGCTCTCGTCGCCGGCGTCTGCGTCTGCTTGCAGGGCGTGACCAACGGCGCGCTCGCCGCGCGCACGAGCCTCTTCGCCGCCGTGTTCCTGAACGGGCTCGTGGTCGCGATCGGCACGTTCGTTCTCTGGCTCACCGACCGGCGACCGCTCTTCGCCTCGGAGCCGACGCCGTGGTTCTTCTACCTCGGCGGCTTCTACGGCATCGCGATCCTCGCCTGCGCGGCGTTCGTCTTCCCGCGGCTCGGCGCCGGCGCGGCGACGGCGTTCGTCGTCACCGCGCAGCTCGTCTCGGCGCTCGCGCTCGATCACTACGGCGTGCCGCACCGCATCCCGCTGACCGGCGCGCGTCTCGTGGGCGGCGTGCTGCTGCTCGTCGGCGCGCTGCTCGTCCTGTGGCCGAAGCTGCGCGGCTGA
- a CDS encoding universal stress protein has product MFKRILAPIDLSSRNERALRVAAELAAASSGTVTLLHVIQRIDGLPAAELKSFYTQLEKTARRKLAAAAKSITKKGVTVRCEVVIGEPMVDIVKHAERMRADVIVMASHRVEAKKGPQGLGTTSYKTAILCRCPILLVK; this is encoded by the coding sequence ATGTTCAAGCGCATCCTCGCCCCGATCGACCTCTCGAGCCGCAACGAGCGCGCGCTGCGCGTCGCGGCGGAGCTCGCTGCGGCGAGCTCGGGGACGGTCACGCTGCTGCACGTGATCCAGCGCATCGACGGCCTGCCGGCCGCCGAGCTCAAGAGCTTCTACACGCAGCTCGAGAAGACCGCGCGCCGCAAGCTCGCCGCGGCGGCGAAGAGCATCACCAAGAAGGGCGTCACCGTGCGCTGCGAGGTCGTGATCGGCGAGCCCATGGTGGACATCGTCAAGCACGCAGAACGCATGCGCGCCGACGTCATCGTCATGGCGTCGCACCGCGTCGAGGCGAAGAAGGGTCCGCAGGGCCTCGGCACGACGAGCTACAAGACGGCGATCCTCTGCCGCTGCCCGATCCTGCTCGTCAAGTAG
- a CDS encoding ATP-binding protein, with amino-acid sequence MTLRARLTLLFLGALQATFLCAVAAYWAVGSWQVLVEDLSRIPEQGVRLDRLLDVAAGLERSADRDAERIADRASERVGQELDDALAELRRHAQSRDEGQVVERVAAAVGARDPDALRAAARELRAYYDGELQRHRRHADGLVGTSHALVIAIVVIVIAAFLAFLVAIRAWLVAPVRVLERGMKVMRTGDLAHRIELGGTDELARLARDINQMAGSLARIQQELVASERFALLGELGAYVAHNIRNPLASIRATAQGELVDLSPDDPHRGAFEDIVRACDRLAAWVTDLLRSASPVQLERREGQIDEVVARCAELARPRLAETGVEVALSLAPTGPVPFDEAKLEQVVSAVLANAIEASPPQGRVEMSVASEPGAVVVRVVDEGPGIPPTRRARLFTPFSTSKPSGTGIGLWLSQKIISAHGGSISLHAARPEKGTAVEIRLPTP; translated from the coding sequence GTGACGCTGCGCGCGCGCCTCACGCTGCTCTTCTTGGGCGCGCTGCAGGCGACGTTTCTGTGCGCGGTCGCGGCGTACTGGGCGGTCGGCAGCTGGCAGGTGCTGGTCGAGGACCTGTCGCGCATCCCCGAGCAGGGCGTGCGCCTCGACCGGCTGCTCGACGTCGCGGCGGGGCTCGAGCGCAGCGCGGATCGCGACGCGGAGCGCATTGCGGACCGCGCCTCGGAGCGCGTCGGGCAGGAGCTCGACGACGCGCTCGCCGAGCTGCGCCGCCACGCGCAGAGCCGCGACGAAGGGCAGGTGGTGGAGCGCGTCGCGGCGGCGGTCGGCGCGCGCGATCCGGACGCGCTGCGCGCGGCCGCGCGCGAGCTGCGCGCGTACTACGACGGCGAGCTGCAGCGCCATCGTCGGCATGCCGACGGGCTGGTCGGCACCTCGCACGCTCTCGTGATCGCGATCGTGGTGATCGTGATCGCGGCCTTCCTCGCTTTCCTGGTCGCGATCCGCGCCTGGCTCGTCGCGCCGGTGCGAGTGCTCGAGCGCGGCATGAAGGTGATGCGCACCGGCGACCTCGCGCACCGCATCGAGCTCGGCGGCACGGACGAGCTCGCGCGCCTCGCGCGCGACATCAACCAGATGGCGGGCTCGCTCGCGCGCATCCAGCAGGAACTCGTCGCGAGCGAGCGCTTCGCGCTGCTCGGCGAGCTCGGCGCATACGTCGCGCACAACATTCGCAATCCACTGGCGAGCATTCGCGCGACCGCGCAGGGCGAGCTCGTCGACCTGAGCCCCGACGACCCGCACCGCGGCGCCTTCGAGGACATCGTGCGCGCCTGCGACCGGCTCGCGGCGTGGGTGACGGACCTGCTGCGCTCGGCGAGCCCGGTCCAGCTCGAGCGTCGCGAGGGGCAGATCGACGAGGTCGTCGCGCGCTGCGCCGAGCTCGCGCGCCCGCGGCTCGCCGAGACGGGCGTCGAGGTCGCGCTGTCGCTCGCCCCGACGGGTCCGGTGCCGTTCGACGAGGCGAAGCTCGAGCAGGTGGTGAGCGCCGTGCTCGCCAACGCGATCGAGGCGTCGCCGCCGCAGGGCCGCGTCGAGATGAGCGTCGCGTCCGAGCCCGGCGCGGTGGTGGTGCGCGTGGTCGACGAGGGGCCCGGCATCCCGCCGACGCGCCGCGCGCGGCTGTTCACCCCGTTCTCGACGAGCAAGCCGTCGGGCACCGGCATCGGCCTCTGGCTCTCGCAGAAGATCATCAGCGCGCACGGCGGTTCGATCTCGCTGCACGCAGCAAGGCCGGAGAAGGGCACGGCGGTCGAGATCCGTCTTCCGACACCCTGA